The following coding sequences lie in one Arthrobacter sp. SLBN-122 genomic window:
- a CDS encoding acyltransferase family protein yields MPAQERPARPGTGLIAGRKHALDGLRTIAVAGVFFFHTATDSMPGGSIGVDVFFTLSGFVITLLIMKERIATGRLHLGIFYAKRLARLWPALLALCAVILAVGCVFPASGWGGQAGFVLPAAAYVMNLAHFGLFGDSIAGETLGPTWTLAVEEQFYLVWPLLLLAMLRFWKVRTAALATAALAAFFVLNRFLLVNAGEPLDRIYNGPDTRADELLIGCALALLFTAVRHGSRLHAALASVSRWGAPLAGITLVAALFLLKEPDTPSDWFNLFWTFGPAALALLSAVLIGSLVLQPAGFLSLILSHPWLARPGRDLSYGMYLWHLPVYLLLMPLIPPLPLRIALTAALTVLLAYASFRFVERPLRRWANERLEPAVVRSPSAPSPAGPSAAGRSTPGPAAPAGAAAKQRATEPQPAGQLTN; encoded by the coding sequence TTGCCAGCACAGGAACGCCCGGCGAGGCCCGGAACAGGGCTCATCGCCGGACGCAAGCATGCCCTGGACGGGCTCCGGACCATCGCGGTGGCGGGTGTGTTCTTCTTCCATACGGCCACCGACTCAATGCCGGGCGGATCCATCGGCGTGGACGTGTTCTTCACGCTGAGCGGCTTTGTGATCACGCTGCTGATCATGAAGGAGCGGATCGCCACCGGCCGACTGCACCTTGGCATCTTCTATGCCAAGCGCCTTGCCCGGCTCTGGCCGGCGCTGCTGGCGCTCTGCGCGGTGATTCTCGCCGTCGGATGCGTGTTCCCGGCCTCCGGTTGGGGCGGCCAGGCGGGCTTCGTCCTTCCCGCCGCCGCCTACGTGATGAACCTGGCGCACTTTGGCCTGTTCGGCGACTCCATTGCCGGTGAAACCCTGGGCCCCACCTGGACCCTCGCCGTCGAAGAACAGTTCTACCTCGTGTGGCCGCTGCTCCTGCTGGCGATGCTCCGATTCTGGAAGGTCCGCACCGCAGCCCTGGCCACCGCAGCCCTGGCCGCCTTCTTCGTACTGAACCGGTTCCTGCTGGTCAACGCCGGCGAGCCGCTGGACCGCATCTACAACGGGCCGGACACCCGGGCGGACGAACTGCTGATCGGCTGCGCGCTGGCCCTCCTGTTCACCGCCGTGCGGCACGGTTCCCGGCTGCACGCGGCCCTGGCATCCGTCTCCCGCTGGGGCGCCCCGCTGGCCGGGATCACCCTGGTGGCTGCCCTGTTCCTGCTCAAGGAACCGGACACCCCCAGCGACTGGTTCAATCTCTTCTGGACATTCGGGCCCGCAGCGCTGGCCTTGTTGTCCGCGGTGCTGATCGGCTCCCTGGTGCTCCAGCCAGCGGGCTTCCTCTCGCTCATCCTCAGCCATCCCTGGCTTGCCCGACCCGGGCGCGACCTGTCCTACGGCATGTACCTCTGGCACCTGCCGGTCTACCTGCTGCTGATGCCCCTGATCCCGCCTCTGCCGCTCCGCATCGCGCTGACCGCAGCCCTCACCGTGCTGCTGGCATACGCGTCCTTCCGCTTTGTTGAGCGGCCGCTCAGGCGCTGGGCGAACGAAAGGCTGGAGCCCGCCGTCGTGCGTTCACCTTCCGCTCCTTCACCTGCTGGGCCTTCCGCTGCTGGGCGTTCGACGCCGGGGCCCGCCGCCCCGGCAGGTGCTGCTGCCAAGCAGCGGGCAACGGAACCCCAGCCTGCGGGCCAGCTGACCAACTAA
- a CDS encoding ArsR/SmtB family transcription factor, translated as MQTLTHAPVLARFGYAVSDPTRARVLLALAEAPSYPSDLADSLGVSRQSMSNHLTCLRGCGLVVAVPDGRRSRYELADDRIGHAIKDLINVVLAVDPACCAPDGECFA; from the coding sequence ATGCAGACCCTCACCCACGCCCCGGTGCTGGCCCGCTTCGGCTACGCCGTGTCGGACCCCACCCGCGCCCGCGTGCTGCTGGCACTCGCGGAAGCCCCGTCCTATCCCTCCGACCTCGCGGACAGCCTGGGGGTGTCCCGGCAAAGCATGTCCAACCACCTGACCTGCCTGCGTGGCTGTGGGCTGGTGGTGGCGGTTCCGGACGGGCGGCGGAGCCGCTATGAGCTGGCGGATGACCGGATCGGCCACGCCATCAAGGACCTGATCAACGTTGTCCTCGCGGTGGACCCGGCCTGCTGCGCCCCGGACGGGGAGTGCTTCGCATGA
- a CDS encoding VOC family protein → MPTQLNPYLSFRNNAREAMEFYKDVFGGELTIGTFAEFQASQDPSEDQLVMHAQLDTPTGLTLMASDTPQRMDYTPGNTFSVSLSGDDDAELRGYWEKLSDGGTVTMPLQTAIWGDTFGMCTDKFGVQWLVNIAGPKQ, encoded by the coding sequence ATGCCCACGCAACTCAATCCCTACCTGAGCTTTCGAAACAATGCCCGTGAAGCCATGGAGTTCTACAAGGACGTCTTTGGCGGCGAACTGACCATCGGGACGTTCGCCGAATTCCAGGCCAGCCAGGATCCTTCCGAAGACCAACTGGTCATGCACGCGCAGCTGGACACCCCGACGGGGCTCACGCTGATGGCCTCGGACACACCCCAGCGCATGGACTACACCCCCGGAAACACGTTCAGTGTCTCCCTCAGCGGCGATGACGATGCAGAACTGAGGGGCTACTGGGAGAAGCTGTCCGACGGCGGCACCGTCACCATGCCGCTGCAAACAGCCATCTGGGGCGACACCTTTGGCATGTGCACCGACAAGTTCGGCGTCCAGTGGCTGGTTAACATCGCCGGCCCCAAGCAGTAA
- a CDS encoding GAF and ANTAR domain-containing protein has translation MVDQDMADELEQLVDLIAGMEDIKSVLDGLTEVAAAAMTGTTGVPIECAVTLHRRKRTATIGGSSGTAMVLDRIEQTLGDGPCVDALESGVPVLLGDVSSDRRWPEYRSALSAAGIASALGIPMKLDDDAGAVLDFFAPVSGRFSEQAVADGVRFAGMAGKALRLAVRIVSADQRAEHLKAAMDTRTVIDLACGIIMAQSNCNKDAAFELLRNASNTRNQKLNDLAQTLVDRFAGQGAAEAYFDD, from the coding sequence ATGGTGGATCAGGACATGGCAGACGAACTTGAACAGCTGGTGGACCTGATCGCCGGCATGGAGGACATCAAGTCTGTCCTCGATGGCCTGACGGAGGTTGCGGCAGCCGCCATGACCGGCACCACGGGAGTGCCCATCGAATGCGCTGTCACGCTGCACCGGCGCAAGCGTACTGCCACCATTGGCGGCAGCAGCGGCACTGCCATGGTCCTTGACCGGATTGAGCAAACCCTGGGGGATGGTCCTTGCGTGGACGCGTTGGAAAGCGGCGTTCCCGTCCTCCTGGGGGATGTTTCGTCCGACCGGCGCTGGCCGGAGTACCGCAGCGCCCTGTCCGCGGCGGGGATCGCAAGCGCCCTGGGCATCCCTATGAAACTTGATGACGACGCCGGGGCGGTCCTGGATTTTTTCGCTCCGGTCAGCGGGCGCTTTAGTGAGCAGGCGGTGGCCGACGGGGTCCGGTTCGCGGGGATGGCGGGAAAAGCGCTGCGGCTCGCCGTCCGGATCGTGTCAGCGGACCAGCGTGCCGAGCACCTGAAAGCGGCCATGGATACCAGGACGGTCATTGACCTCGCTTGCGGGATCATCATGGCCCAGAGCAACTGCAACAAGGATGCGGCCTTCGAGCTTCTCCGCAACGCTTCCAACACCAGGAACCAGAAGCTCAACGATCTTGCGCAAACGCTGGTGGACCGGTTTGCAGGCCAGGGAGCCGCGGAAGCCTACTTCGACGACTGA
- a CDS encoding FAD-dependent monooxygenase, with product MHDVVIVGSGPTGLMLAGELRLAGVDAVVLERRESQELAGSRGGGIHARTLELLDQRGIVDRFLAEGKTMNTATFGNTPLDLSALPTRHPYTLALFQNHIERLLLQWVEGLGVQVRRGVEVTGVQEDDGGVDVQLAADGPVRARYVVGTDGGRSTVRRSAGIAMVGPDATRSSLIAEVKVAGEPVQQGKVDARGIHGLYPMGDGTVRVVVTEAVLGPSTEPTLADLRQALTDVFATDFGVHSPTWLSRFTDATRQAESYRKGRVLLAGDAAHVHSPTGGLGIGLGVQDAVNLGWKLGQVVRGGSGGELLDTYHAERHPAGERALKYTMAQSLFQKADPRQEALRDLLGEVLRMEGAGEPIAALVTGLDVAYDLGAGHPLLGRRMPDLDITTAAGPVRVFGLLHQAEPVLLDFGGHGRELGAGLSSGRVRHVQATYDGAWQLPVLGAVPAPTAVLVRPDGYAAWVGEGSADGLAEALETWC from the coding sequence ATGCACGACGTGGTGATTGTGGGGAGCGGGCCCACGGGGTTGATGCTGGCGGGCGAGCTGCGGCTGGCGGGGGTGGACGCGGTTGTCCTGGAGCGGCGGGAGTCGCAGGAGCTGGCGGGATCACGCGGCGGCGGCATCCACGCGCGCACCCTTGAACTGCTGGATCAGCGCGGCATCGTGGACAGGTTCCTGGCCGAGGGCAAAACGATGAACACCGCCACGTTCGGCAACACCCCGCTGGACCTGAGCGCGCTGCCCACGCGCCATCCGTACACGCTGGCGCTGTTCCAGAACCATATTGAGCGGCTGCTGCTTCAATGGGTGGAAGGGCTGGGCGTGCAGGTCCGGCGCGGCGTGGAGGTCACCGGCGTGCAGGAGGACGACGGCGGCGTGGACGTCCAGCTCGCCGCCGATGGACCCGTGCGGGCCCGGTATGTTGTGGGGACCGACGGCGGGCGCAGCACGGTGCGGCGTTCGGCAGGCATCGCGATGGTGGGCCCTGACGCCACCCGGAGCAGCCTGATCGCCGAGGTCAAGGTGGCCGGCGAGCCTGTCCAGCAGGGAAAAGTGGACGCACGCGGCATCCACGGGCTGTACCCGATGGGGGACGGCACGGTCCGCGTGGTGGTGACCGAAGCCGTGCTCGGGCCCTCCACCGAACCCACCCTCGCGGACCTGCGGCAGGCGCTGACCGACGTGTTCGCCACCGACTTCGGCGTCCACAGCCCCACCTGGCTCTCGCGCTTCACCGACGCCACCCGCCAGGCGGAGTCCTACCGGAAGGGCCGGGTGCTGCTGGCCGGCGACGCGGCGCATGTCCACTCACCCACGGGCGGGCTCGGCATCGGACTGGGCGTGCAGGACGCCGTCAACCTCGGCTGGAAGCTGGGGCAGGTGGTGCGGGGCGGTTCCGGCGGGGAACTGCTGGACACCTATCACGCCGAGCGCCACCCGGCAGGGGAGCGGGCACTGAAGTACACCATGGCGCAGTCCCTCTTCCAGAAGGCCGACCCCAGGCAGGAGGCACTGCGCGACCTGCTCGGCGAGGTGCTCCGCATGGAGGGAGCGGGCGAGCCCATCGCCGCCCTGGTGACCGGACTCGACGTCGCCTACGACCTTGGAGCCGGCCACCCGCTCCTGGGGCGCCGGATGCCGGACCTGGACATCACCACCGCTGCCGGGCCGGTCCGGGTGTTCGGGTTGCTGCACCAGGCCGAGCCCGTGCTGCTGGACTTCGGCGGGCACGGGCGCGAGTTGGGTGCGGGCCTTTCCAGCGGGAGGGTCCGGCACGTCCAGGCAACGTACGACGGCGCGTGGCAGCTTCCCGTGCTGGGCGCCGTGCCGGCACCTACTGCGGTCCTGGTCCGGCCGGACGGGTACGCGGCCTGGGTGGGGGAGGGTTCAGCGGACGGACTTGCCGAGGCGCTTGAGACCTGGTGCTGA
- a CDS encoding MarR family winged helix-turn-helix transcriptional regulator → MKPYGASEGYWYPPTADAQPRAVDVINALREFRTSESAMRRRTRSSAAMGETDLLALRYLIDAEAAGVGVRPTELAGRLGITSASMTSLVDRLVASGYVTRVPHPSDRRAVLLRPTPGADEEVRDNLNQMHQRMLEAAESLSPEELKAVMHFLVCMREAVDSVDIAPGVTAR, encoded by the coding sequence ATGAAACCGTATGGTGCAAGCGAAGGCTACTGGTACCCACCCACCGCGGACGCCCAGCCACGAGCTGTTGACGTCATCAATGCCCTCCGCGAATTCCGGACTTCAGAAAGCGCGATGCGGCGGCGCACCCGCTCCTCCGCTGCGATGGGGGAGACGGACCTCCTGGCTCTCCGTTACCTCATCGACGCAGAAGCTGCCGGCGTGGGAGTCCGCCCTACCGAACTTGCCGGCCGCCTGGGGATCACCTCCGCGTCCATGACCAGTCTCGTGGACCGGCTCGTTGCCAGCGGCTACGTGACGCGCGTACCCCATCCTTCAGACCGGCGGGCCGTCCTCCTTCGTCCCACTCCCGGAGCGGACGAGGAAGTCCGGGACAACCTCAACCAGATGCACCAGCGCATGCTTGAAGCTGCGGAATCGCTGTCTCCGGAGGAGCTTAAGGCCGTAATGCACTTTCTGGTGTGCATGCGGGAAGCCGTGGACTCCGTCGATATCGCGCCTGGGGTCACTGCACGGTAG
- a CDS encoding HNH endonuclease signature motif containing protein, producing MGKAAVVRAFEDIKAALAVLHAEVDGAGLEPFSADDPLAGLADGCLDILAGSRQVGAGIAGLKAKAAVRYADSAWAVAGPDVPVVAQEMAVAAEIGCVLALGPRAAGSFLATSQAVTARLPLTLAGLQAGVISWQHAVAMADETASLDPAGAAALEAHFLDPDVLDAARGCPVGQMPAHRFKAKARLWRERHHAESIEKRHAKGVADRRVEFRPDKDGMAWLSACLPADQALAGWNRLTAVSRGMHGPNESRTMPQLRADTFAEAILSGGLGTGGDTSGNMSGSGARMTGSVVGTNGSDGGSDGAGREHLSTPIRAQVLVTVPVFALMGVTEEPAVLDGYGPIPASMARRLVADGADSFHRVLVDPRDGAPLEIGRTSYRITKAMRAWLRMRDGKCPFPGCSNNSLDNEADHILAWHQGGTTGISNLGQPCPKHHKLRHTTRWKPTAASKTEPPGWTSPTGRRYASEHQDWEPPNWPQHMRPAFKLLPGSVAGSADFSHVLHSPAEEGLARFLHAPPG from the coding sequence ATGGGGAAAGCGGCGGTGGTGAGGGCGTTTGAGGACATCAAGGCTGCCCTCGCCGTGCTTCATGCGGAGGTTGATGGGGCGGGTTTGGAGCCGTTTTCGGCCGATGATCCGTTGGCGGGGTTGGCGGATGGGTGCCTGGATATTCTGGCTGGGTCCCGGCAGGTCGGGGCGGGGATCGCGGGGCTTAAGGCGAAGGCCGCGGTGCGGTACGCGGACAGCGCCTGGGCTGTTGCGGGGCCGGATGTGCCGGTGGTGGCGCAGGAGATGGCGGTCGCGGCGGAGATCGGGTGCGTGCTGGCGTTGGGTCCGCGGGCTGCGGGGTCTTTCCTTGCCACGTCCCAGGCCGTAACAGCCAGGTTGCCGCTGACCCTGGCGGGGTTGCAGGCCGGGGTGATCTCGTGGCAGCACGCCGTGGCCATGGCCGATGAGACGGCCAGCCTTGATCCTGCGGGGGCGGCGGCGTTGGAGGCGCATTTCCTGGACCCTGACGTACTTGACGCGGCCCGGGGGTGCCCGGTGGGGCAGATGCCGGCGCACCGGTTCAAGGCCAAGGCCCGGCTGTGGCGGGAACGCCACCACGCCGAAAGCATAGAGAAGCGGCACGCGAAGGGGGTGGCGGACCGGCGGGTGGAGTTCCGGCCGGACAAGGACGGGATGGCCTGGCTCAGCGCGTGCCTGCCCGCGGACCAGGCCTTGGCGGGCTGGAACCGGCTCACCGCTGTTTCCCGCGGCATGCATGGCCCTAACGAGTCCCGCACCATGCCCCAGCTGCGTGCCGATACCTTTGCCGAAGCGATCCTGAGTGGTGGGCTGGGCACGGGCGGTGACACCAGTGGCAACATGAGCGGGAGCGGTGCCAGAATGACGGGCAGCGTTGTTGGGACCAATGGGAGCGACGGCGGGAGTGACGGCGCCGGGCGGGAACACCTGTCGACGCCGATCCGGGCGCAGGTTCTGGTGACGGTCCCGGTGTTCGCGCTGATGGGGGTGACGGAGGAGCCGGCGGTCCTGGACGGGTACGGGCCCATCCCGGCGTCCATGGCACGGCGGCTCGTCGCGGACGGCGCCGATTCCTTCCACCGGGTCCTGGTGGACCCGCGCGACGGTGCACCGCTGGAGATCGGCAGGACCAGCTACCGAATCACGAAAGCGATGCGGGCCTGGCTGCGGATGCGGGACGGCAAGTGCCCGTTCCCGGGCTGCAGCAACAACTCCCTGGACAACGAGGCCGACCACATCCTCGCCTGGCACCAAGGCGGCACCACCGGGATCAGCAACCTGGGACAGCCCTGCCCAAAACACCACAAACTCCGGCACACCACACGTTGGAAACCCACCGCGGCCAGCAAGACCGAACCACCCGGCTGGACCTCACCCACCGGTCGCCGCTACGCCAGCGAACATCAGGACTGGGAGCCACCAAACTGGCCACAACACATGCGGCCTGCGTTCAAGCTACTGCCGGGATCAGTCGCGGGCTCTGCGGATTTTAGCCACGTACTTCATTCACCGGCAGAAGAGGGCCTGGCACGGTTCCTTCATGCCCCGCCCGGTTGA
- a CDS encoding LCP family protein, with the protein MFGSRKSPGPDQVGSPAAYPGQGDLYAESLRRRRPVRHVPRLLKALTAVVSALLLGAVAFGGYWAWRLQSNISSSELTAGGQRTEGAVNDSTDRLQILVLGSDTRDGSNSQYGAAEDSSGYGQSDVMMLLDISADNKHVNVVSFPRDLLVDVPKCKDPKTNQSYPAQQDVMINSAMAQAGVGCAVDTVNKLTGLEVDHFMMADFNAVKELSNAVGGVEVCVSDAVHDPDSGLNLPAGTSQVQGEQALAFLRTRHAFANGGDLGRIQAQQGFLASLSRKLKSEGTLGNPQKTLTIADTITRNLTVDSGLSSVPSLLTIANRLKNIDPASINFITAPTMPAPEDPNRLALDEPAASNFFTALRNSPDLSQPVPTAPTETPATPAAPAYDKSLQPVSIANGTGVTGRSNAIAGLLSDAGFTNLAKLQAQAQDKTMVYYSAGFEDVAADVAALFGLPAGSIQQVANIVGVQLYAGTDFATGTKPAAPPSSPDSPGGVVAQTGSDQTCQSANPLG; encoded by the coding sequence GTGTTCGGTTCCAGAAAATCCCCCGGCCCGGATCAGGTTGGCTCCCCCGCCGCCTACCCCGGCCAAGGCGACCTGTACGCCGAAAGTCTGCGCCGCCGTCGGCCTGTCCGCCACGTCCCCCGCTTGCTCAAGGCGCTTACCGCCGTGGTGTCCGCGCTGCTCCTGGGCGCCGTAGCCTTCGGCGGCTACTGGGCGTGGCGCCTGCAGTCCAACATCAGCTCTTCTGAGCTGACGGCCGGCGGGCAGCGGACCGAAGGGGCCGTGAATGACAGCACGGACAGGCTGCAGATCCTGGTCCTGGGCTCCGACACCAGGGACGGCAGCAACAGCCAGTACGGCGCAGCGGAGGACTCCTCCGGGTACGGGCAGTCCGATGTGATGATGCTGCTGGACATTTCCGCTGACAACAAGCATGTGAATGTGGTCAGTTTCCCGCGTGACCTGCTGGTGGACGTGCCCAAATGCAAGGACCCCAAAACCAACCAGTCATATCCCGCGCAACAGGACGTGATGATCAACAGCGCCATGGCACAGGCTGGCGTCGGCTGCGCCGTGGACACCGTGAACAAGCTGACCGGCCTGGAAGTGGACCACTTCATGATGGCCGATTTCAACGCCGTGAAGGAACTGTCCAATGCCGTGGGCGGCGTGGAGGTCTGCGTCAGCGACGCCGTGCACGATCCTGACAGCGGACTGAACCTGCCTGCCGGCACTTCGCAGGTGCAAGGCGAACAGGCACTGGCGTTCCTGCGCACCCGGCACGCCTTCGCCAACGGCGGGGACCTGGGGCGCATCCAGGCCCAGCAGGGCTTCCTGGCCTCGCTCAGCCGCAAGCTCAAGTCCGAGGGCACCCTGGGCAACCCGCAGAAGACCCTCACTATCGCCGATACCATCACCAGGAACCTGACGGTCGACTCGGGGCTGTCCTCCGTCCCGTCGCTGCTGACCATCGCCAACCGGCTGAAGAACATCGATCCGGCCAGCATCAACTTCATTACCGCACCCACCATGCCGGCGCCGGAGGACCCCAACCGGCTGGCCCTGGATGAACCGGCGGCCTCCAACTTCTTCACGGCGCTGCGCAACAGCCCTGACCTGAGCCAGCCTGTCCCGACCGCCCCCACCGAGACGCCCGCCACTCCCGCGGCGCCCGCCTACGACAAGTCACTGCAGCCCGTTTCCATTGCCAACGGCACCGGTGTGACAGGCCGGAGCAACGCCATCGCCGGCCTGCTCTCGGATGCAGGCTTCACCAACCTGGCCAAGCTTCAGGCCCAGGCGCAGGACAAGACCATGGTCTACTACTCGGCCGGGTTCGAGGACGTCGCGGCGGACGTGGCGGCCCTGTTCGGCCTGCCGGCAGGCAGCATCCAGCAGGTGGCGAACATCGTGGGCGTGCAACTGTATGCGGGCACTGACTTTGCCACGGGCACCAAACCGGCCGCGCCGCCGTCGTCCCCCGACTCCCCCGGTGGCGTGGTGGCCCAGACGGGCAGCGACCAGACTTGCCAGTCCGCCAACCCGCTGGGGTAG
- the ftsW gene encoding putative lipid II flippase FtsW codes for MNRGQKQRVTGRPARRGLGKLAVWLEDDSPGRLRPLILAVVLTLSAIGLVEVASASSVESVAAGNNPYDLPLKQAMWTVAGVVIMLVLARMPVRRIRWLGWPLLIGSLVALVLVFTPLGMSVNGNRNWLSVGGFTAQPSEFAKLSLIVWAAGILDRKQALLANWKHAVVPLGPAGGLIMLIVGLGHDLGTTMIIMMILAATMFYGGVRMKVFSVAGLICVVAALLLAATSGNRMGRISSWLGMGSEEDAQGVGYQAQHGAYALASGGWFGVGLGQSRQKWNWIPEAHNDFIFSILGEELGLAGTLLVLGLFAILAIAVFKTIARTTDTFSRIVACSVITWILGQAVINIAMVSGLLPVIGVPLPFISYGGSAMVSSLAGIGVILAVTRPGGALPRPASKNRAVSKSRVLSKT; via the coding sequence ATGAATAGAGGACAAAAGCAGCGCGTGACGGGCCGTCCTGCCCGGCGCGGGCTCGGCAAACTGGCGGTGTGGCTGGAGGATGACTCCCCGGGACGCCTCCGGCCCCTGATCCTGGCGGTAGTCCTCACGCTCTCGGCGATCGGACTCGTGGAGGTGGCATCGGCGTCGTCCGTGGAATCCGTGGCGGCCGGAAACAATCCGTACGATCTTCCGCTCAAGCAGGCCATGTGGACCGTGGCAGGCGTGGTGATCATGCTGGTGCTGGCGCGGATGCCCGTACGTCGGATTCGGTGGCTGGGCTGGCCGCTGCTGATCGGCTCCCTGGTTGCCCTGGTGCTGGTGTTCACGCCGCTGGGCATGTCCGTGAACGGCAACCGGAACTGGCTGAGCGTGGGTGGTTTCACCGCACAGCCGTCCGAATTCGCCAAGCTCTCGCTGATCGTGTGGGCCGCCGGCATCCTGGACCGGAAACAGGCCCTGCTGGCCAATTGGAAACATGCCGTTGTTCCGCTGGGTCCCGCGGGCGGACTGATCATGCTGATCGTGGGGCTGGGACACGACCTGGGCACCACCATGATCATCATGATGATCCTCGCCGCCACCATGTTTTACGGCGGGGTCCGAATGAAAGTCTTCTCGGTGGCCGGGCTGATCTGTGTGGTGGCGGCCCTGCTGCTCGCGGCCACCAGCGGCAACCGCATGGGCCGGATCTCGTCCTGGCTGGGCATGGGATCAGAGGAGGACGCGCAGGGAGTGGGCTACCAGGCGCAGCACGGCGCCTACGCCCTGGCCTCGGGCGGCTGGTTCGGCGTGGGCCTGGGACAGAGCCGGCAGAAGTGGAACTGGATACCGGAAGCCCACAACGACTTCATCTTCTCGATTCTGGGCGAGGAGCTGGGCCTGGCCGGCACGCTGCTGGTGCTGGGCTTGTTCGCCATTTTGGCCATCGCCGTGTTCAAGACCATCGCCCGCACCACGGACACCTTCTCCAGGATCGTGGCCTGCAGCGTGATCACCTGGATCCTGGGACAGGCGGTGATCAACATCGCCATGGTCAGCGGCCTGCTTCCGGTGATCGGCGTGCCGCTGCCGTTCATCTCCTACGGCGGATCGGCCATGGTTTCGTCGCTGGCCGGCATCGGGGTGATCCTGGCGGTGACGCGACCGGGAGGAGCGCTGCCACGCCCAGCCAGCAAGAACCGCGCAGTCAGCAAAAGCAGGGTGCTCTCTAAAACCTAG
- a CDS encoding ANTAR domain-containing protein, whose translation MEPERQGFLLDLVTGADDDASSLQKLADAASRWISTTAGTAIECAAVLHRQRSCPASAGSTPAAASLALDDETGDDPAAIASALLGAAVINPGGARWQAYRRRLTDRGFGAALAVPLELQPGSAGTLVFLGPANYVFNGKVVDEAAWFAGVASHSLKLALDVHGVIRAGDNLKQVLESRTSIDVACGVLMAQNRCSYAEAFGKLAGTSRHRNLKVRSVAESLLRSLPSGAPSTRFEPPAIA comes from the coding sequence GTGGAGCCCGAGAGGCAGGGGTTCCTGCTGGATCTGGTGACAGGGGCCGACGACGATGCGTCGTCCCTGCAGAAGCTGGCCGATGCCGCCTCCCGCTGGATCAGCACCACGGCCGGCACCGCCATTGAGTGCGCCGCCGTGCTGCACCGTCAGCGGTCCTGTCCTGCCAGCGCCGGGAGCACGCCGGCCGCGGCCTCCCTGGCATTAGACGACGAAACCGGCGACGATCCCGCAGCAATTGCGTCGGCACTGCTTGGAGCGGCAGTGATCAACCCGGGCGGCGCCAGGTGGCAGGCGTACCGGAGGCGGTTGACGGACAGAGGTTTTGGCGCGGCCCTCGCCGTTCCCCTGGAACTGCAGCCCGGCTCTGCCGGCACACTCGTGTTCCTGGGACCGGCGAACTACGTTTTCAATGGCAAGGTGGTTGACGAGGCCGCCTGGTTCGCCGGGGTGGCGTCGCACAGCCTGAAACTTGCCCTTGATGTCCACGGCGTCATCCGCGCAGGTGACAACCTGAAACAGGTTCTGGAGAGCAGGACCAGCATTGACGTTGCCTGCGGCGTGCTGATGGCGCAGAACCGCTGCTCCTATGCGGAGGCGTTCGGCAAGCTCGCCGGCACCTCACGGCACCGCAACCTGAAGGTCCGCAGCGTTGCGGAAAGCCTCCTGAGGTCGCTGCCCAGCGGTGCGCCGTCAACACGGTTCGAGCCCCCGGCCATCGCATAA
- a CDS encoding cation diffusion facilitator family transporter → MTGTLHSPTTERRQVLSRRIRLFAAATITYNVIEAIVALWAGGVADSSALIGFGLDSVIEVASALALSWQFSAKDPNRREHLTLRMIAISFFALAAFVAVDSIRSLAGGGEAQHSLPGIVIAALSLAVMPVLSWAQRRAGRELGSQTAVADSKQTLLCTYLSAVLLVGLVLNGTLGWWWADAGAALVIAGIAVREGINAWRGDACCAVPHAQANEAENTACCSDCSSNAQPQSLGMPALRKD, encoded by the coding sequence ATGACCGGCACACTCCACTCCCCCACCACCGAGCGCCGGCAGGTGCTGAGCCGCCGGATCAGGCTCTTCGCGGCAGCCACCATCACCTACAACGTCATCGAGGCCATCGTGGCGCTGTGGGCGGGCGGCGTGGCCGATTCCTCCGCCCTGATCGGTTTCGGCCTGGATTCGGTGATCGAGGTAGCCTCCGCACTGGCGCTGTCCTGGCAGTTCTCGGCCAAGGACCCGAACCGGCGGGAGCACCTGACCCTGCGAATGATAGCCATCTCGTTCTTCGCCTTGGCCGCCTTTGTGGCCGTCGATTCAATTCGCTCCCTGGCGGGCGGCGGGGAAGCACAGCACTCCCTGCCCGGCATCGTCATTGCGGCGCTAAGCCTGGCCGTCATGCCGGTCCTGTCCTGGGCCCAGCGGCGGGCTGGCCGCGAACTTGGATCGCAGACGGCGGTGGCCGATTCCAAGCAGACGCTGCTGTGCACCTACCTCTCCGCGGTGCTGCTGGTGGGCCTGGTCCTGAACGGCACCCTGGGATGGTGGTGGGCCGATGCAGGAGCGGCGCTGGTGATCGCCGGCATTGCCGTGCGTGAAGGCATCAACGCCTGGCGCGGCGACGCCTGCTGCGCTGTTCCGCATGCGCAGGCCAACGAAGCCGAAAACACCGCCTGCTGCTCCGACTGCTCCAGCAACGCGCAGCCGCAGTCCCTGGGTATGCCCGCCCTCCGGAAGGACTAA